In the genome of Armatimonas rosea, the window CGGCGGAAAAGTGCATATCCATGAGGACAGCAAGCTGGTCTTGCACGGCGCAGCGGGCTATGAAAAATACGCTCTCATCCGGGATGAGCACGGGGATTTAGCTGCTCATACGGCCAATGTTCTCCCTCGTCAGCTTCCCAAACTAGACCAGCAAGCACTTCAAAGCACCGGCGGCGGACTCGCTGTTTTTGGGGATATCTACCTTGATGGGCGAGCACTACGTGCCGTCTACTACCCCTTCAAGGATCTGAAAGGCCGTCCCTATATCGCCATCTGCGCTGTACCTTATGCCCCCATGGAACAGTCTTTGCGCTTGCTGGGAGCGACGCTGCTCCTGGCACTGACGACCTGTGGACTGGGAGCCACCTGGGGTGCCCGGCGACTTGCCCTGCGCCTGACCGACCCTCTGGAGGAGTTAGCCCAGAGGGCACGGCACATTGGTGGTGAGACACTCCATGAGCGCATCCCCCAGCTTTCCCAGGACGACGAGCTGGTGAGCCTCACCGACGGGCTAAATGAGATGCTCTCCCAGCTCGATGTCGCCTTTGCCGAGCGCCAGACAATGATCGACGCGCAGCGCCAGTTTCTCATGGACGCCTCGCACGAGCTACGAACCCCTGTCTCCAATCTCCGGGGCCTGGTCGAGGTCTCCCTGCGTCGCCCTCGAACCAATGAGTCCTACCAGAGAACGCTGAGTATCTGCCTCCCTGAAATCAAGCGTCTCAATGTCTTGGTCAACGACCTCCTGACCCTCGTCCGTGCAGAAGCAGGAACTGTGGTTCTGGCAAAAGAGCCGGTTGACCTTGTCGCGCTGATCGGCCAGGCGCTTCAAGCCCATCAGGCAAACGCGACGGAAAAGCAGGTTCATCTTTGCCCGACGACCCCAGAGAGCCTCAACCTTCAGGGCGATCCGACACGTCTGCGACAGGTTCTCGATAACCTGATCGACAATGCGCTCCGCTTCGCACCAACGGAGAGTAAAGTTGAGGTAACTCTCACAGAACAGGACAAAATGGCAGTTCTCACCGTTCGTGACCAAGGACCGGGAATCTCCCCCGAGGATCTTCCTCACCTCTTTAAGCGTTTCTGGCGCGCCGATGTCTCGCGAAACCGCGCCACGGGTGGGCTGGGGCTGGGACTTGCCATTACTCACTCGCTCGTCGAGGCACATGGAGGGACTATCACTGTGGAAAGCGTGGTAGGTAAAGGCGCATGTTTTAGTGTGACTATCCCTCGGCATGGATTCACTACGGCCTAGGCTTAAGGTTTTTATTGCAATAATCATGTTAAATAGCTTGAAGGATTTGAAAAATGCAACTGACCCCTTACAAAGATTCGCTCACGGTTCCGAAAAAGCTCATCATTAAACGCGGGAAGCTGAAGATCGCGATGGTGCGAACGCGCTTGCGTCTTCACTCGGAGCTTCCCAATACCACAGCGCTATGGACCTATGAAGGCTCCGCTCCTGGCCCGATAATCGAAGTGCGACGGGGCCAGAAGCTTACTGTGGAGTGGAAAAACCAACTTACAGGGACGATTCCACTAACGGCAGCACGATCTAAGCAAGTTCCAGGAGATGAGGATCTCTGGCACTCCAATGTGGCA includes:
- a CDS encoding ATP-binding protein — protein: MSRKTTFRDRLTLQTTLLCLLVLTIAGTAVFLGARTALLANLDGALLGIARAELASALDGPGGKVHIHEDSKLVLHGAAGYEKYALIRDEHGDLAAHTANVLPRQLPKLDQQALQSTGGGLAVFGDIYLDGRALRAVYYPFKDLKGRPYIAICAVPYAPMEQSLRLLGATLLLALTTCGLGATWGARRLALRLTDPLEELAQRARHIGGETLHERIPQLSQDDELVSLTDGLNEMLSQLDVAFAERQTMIDAQRQFLMDASHELRTPVSNLRGLVEVSLRRPRTNESYQRTLSICLPEIKRLNVLVNDLLTLVRAEAGTVVLAKEPVDLVALIGQALQAHQANATEKQVHLCPTTPESLNLQGDPTRLRQVLDNLIDNALRFAPTESKVEVTLTEQDKMAVLTVRDQGPGISPEDLPHLFKRFWRADVSRNRATGGLGLGLAITHSLVEAHGGTITVESVVGKGACFSVTIPRHGFTTA